AGAATTTATGCCATGAAAGTTTTGTCCAAGAAAGTTATTGttaagaagaaggaaattGCACATACTATTGgagaaagaaatatattagttaGAACGTCGACGGCAGCCTCTCCTTTCGTCGTTggattaaaattttcattccAGACACCTGCCGATTTATACTTGGTTACTGATTATATGTCTGGTGGAGAATTGTTTTGGCACTTACAGAAAGAAGGAAGGTTCGCCGAAGATAGAGCTAAGTTCTATATTGCCGAATTGGTTTTGGCTTTGGAGCATTTAcatgataatgatattgtgTATCGTGACTTGAAACCAGAGAATATTTTACTAGATGCAAATGGGCACATCGCGTTATGTGATTTTGGATTATCAAAGGCCAATTTAAATAACGATGGTACCACCAATACTTTCTGCGGCACAACGGAATACTTAGCCCCAGAAGTTTTACTCGATGAATCTGGATATACGAAAATGGTTGATTTCTGGTCCTTAGGTGTTTTGATTTTTGAAATGTGTTGCGGTTGGTCGCCATTTTATGCTGAGAATACTCAGCAAATGTACAAGAATATTGCATTTGGTAAAGTGAGATTTCCTAAAGAAGTATTGAGTATTGAGGGGCGTTCTTTTGTCAAGGGATTATTAAACAGAAACCCCAAACATAGATTAGGATCCGCTAACGATGCAAGAGAATTGAGGGCtcatcaattctttcaagATATTGACTGGGCATTATTGAAAGCGAAGAGCATTCCTCCTCCCTTTAAACCACATTTAACGTCAGAAACCGATACATCCAATTTTGATCCTGAATTCACTTCAGAGTCGACCTCagtattgaagaaacaattggAATTAGCTTCCACTCCTTTATCACCCGGAATCCAAGCTAATTTTAAAGGATTCACCTATGTCGATGATTCTACCATGGAAGACCATTTTGGAAAGTCACATAGAATGAATGCTTTCAAGAGTCCTGGGTCCTTTATCCCTGGTAATCCTGATTTACCTCCGGACGAAGACGCCATAGACGATGATcaatttgatgaaaacgaagaaatggaaattgatgaagacCATCACatggatgatgaagaatttgtcAATGGAAGGTTTGATTTATGAACAACTAATATTCGTTTGTACtctatttatttatttttcgTACCATTACGTTCATGTATTATtttgtcattattatcaatgttGGCCctattcttctttttattcCTTTATTTGAGTGTTTTATGTAAAGgtcattatttttatctaCTTATTCAATTCCTAATGGGTTCTCTATTTATATACgtataatatatatcttaATAAACCATCTCTATGCTGTTGGTTTTGTGATCGGACGTTTGAAGAATCGTCGCATACAAAACATCAACTGGAAGAAAATAACAGTTCAGAACAACAACTTCacatataaatatatatatatatatatatatatatatgtactgattattgaatatggGACACCCAGGAAGACCAAGGCGTCGTAATAAAATGATGCCATCGCATCAACAACCACTGGTAGCGCAACCAAGACAACCAGTGAAAGAAGAACCCATGGTTCAGTTGCATGACGAAGCAGacttaatttcatttagATCTGATGCATTACATAGATTCGTCACAAACCAAGAATACCTAGAGAATGTGACTTCTAAACATATACAAAGTTCCAAAATCATCCCACCGAGCTCATTTCCTAGTGTACCTAAACGTGAGAACGTTGATGGggaagaattaaagaaaatggcGCAAAATTTAAAGCCCGAGGAAGTATACTTTGGagatttaaaattgatgaagataaagaaacagTTGTTGGGGGAAGAGATTGACAAGTTGAAGCATGAAAAATCGCCATATTCTATCGATCTCGATAGAGAGTACACATATCGCAGAGAAAATATCGATAAACTAGCCTCTCTCCAATCGAGACTAGGCACTAGTGAATCGTTTGAAGAGTTGGAAACCGAGTTGAACAGTGTTTTAGAAAAATACGAGTctgaatttaataagaagTATACATCCATATCATCAGTGCATAAGCATTCACAACCCATAAACGATTTAACGCACCAAACGGTGCATGTCACCGAAGCACCAGAGAACTACAACCCGAGACTGATTAACTCTTTTGTGAGTATCAATAATAACGAGGAAAATAATGACCAGAGTCATGACAATCTATTCGGTGATGAGGTCAACTTCAATGGCAATAGGAACGAAATGCCTTTCATTGATAGCTTCGAACAACCCCACCAATCCAACGAGTTCAATTCTAACGGTGAGCCCACGATCTCCAATGATTTTACAATATCAATGGTCGCTAACAATAATCAAAAcatgaataatgatgacagtaataatactaataataataacgaaAACAATagtaatgatgatattgacCAGCTATTCAACGAAGGTAATGATGATCCTGTAATGGGAAATACGAACGATCAAGAAATGGATGATATGGATGAGCTCATTGACTTTCAACAAGCCGACGATGAAATCATGGGGGGAACGGATTTTGACCAAGACTTCTTGAGCCAGATTGACCACGGTATGGAATAGACATATCATTCTAAGTTTTTAGTGTTCTAGTATGTATTAATACCATTATATATAAGTCACAGtactatataatatatcaCGTGATTCAAATCAAATAGTTGGCGAGAGTAAATAAGTTTGTAGAGGCTATATGGTGGGATAACCGGCCGTATATATAATACTGATAGTGATATACTCAGAAGGGCGAAGATACAATCTATGGATCAAGCGCAGCTGGAATTTGATCAAGGTGGTGCATTCCAAGTGAGGCAGCAGATATTGAAACAACACCAGctacaacaacaacaacaaacaaaaacaagaataaaACAACAGAAACTCCGAATTACGTTTCTAGGGTATATTCTAGTGTTATTTTGCTTTGCTATActtcaatttattggtGTTGGATTTTTTTCTCTGGGATTTTTGTTGTCTAGACAAGTTCTTCCGAATATCTCAGAATGTACGGGTCGACAGGATGATTCGTGTATGCAGCCGGCCAAGTTTGACAAAGCTGTAGTGTTGGTGATAGATGCGTTAAGGTTTGATTTTGCTATTCCAGTGGAAGGGTCTAGTAAATATTACCACAACAATTTTCCTATTTTACATGAATTAACCCAGTCTGAACCAGATAACGCGATATTGTTGAAGTTTATGTCTGATCCACCTACGACGACCTTGCAAAGATTGAAAGGATTGACTACAGGTTCGTTGCCTACATTTATAGATGCGGGATCCAATTTTAATGGTGATGccattgatgaagataattgGATATTACAACTACACAAGAACAATAAAAGTGTAGCTTTTATGGGTGACGATACATGGACCGCCTTGTTTACTGAATATATCAACCCGCAATTGAATTTTCCGTATGATTCTTTAAATGTTTGGGATTTACATACGGTCGATAATGGAGTTATTGATCATTTATACCCATTATTGCAGAAGGAAAATTCTACAAAGTGGGACGTATTAATTGGCCACTTTCTAGGTGTTGATCATGTTGGTCATAGATATGGGCCAAACCACTACTCAatgaaagagaaattaAACCAAATGAATGATGTTATTTCAGATGTCATCGAAAAATTGGATGATGATACATTATTAGTAGTTATGGGTGATCATGGAATGGACTCCACTGGTAATCATGGTGGTGATTCCttagatgaattagaaaGTACGTTGTTCATGtattcaaaacaaaaaaagTTCCATGTAAACAAAAAGTCTCCTGACTTTTATGATACTAGTGATATGGGAAGGCACTACAGATCTGTCAATCAAATAGATTTGGTTCCTACCATGTCATTATTGTTGGGATTACCTATTCCATATAATAACTTAGGCTTTCCGATTGATGAAGCATTTGGAAACGATAAAGATTTGACTCTTGCAAGTTTTAAAACTATACATCagattcaaaattttagaGACTCTACGCCGAACTTGGCATCTAATTTAGAAATCACTGAGAAATTCGAGAAGTTTGTTCAGGATTATGCTAAGTTTGGGaacaataaaaaatatCTTACAAAgcttattgaattttcaaaaagcTACCAATATGATTCGTTGGAACAATGTAAATCATTATGGGCACGCTTTGACTTAACATTAATTTGTATCGGTATCGccattattttcttctcgTTAACATTTATCACAACTTACTCAAGATCTATACCATCAGTACGAGTTCTGACGATGTCATTCGAATTTATAGGGTCAATTATTGCGATGTTATTAGTTGGTTTAGTTTCGAGTTTTTCTATATTCATAGTTTTGAAACCAGCAGGCTTTGACATGAAGAAATGCCTTCTTATCGGGGCTGCATTAGGAATAATTATTGGGTTTTGGGCACCTATAATGGACAGATTCAGCATAAGTTGGTTATGGCATCAATTAAGAGACTTTTTCAGTTACAATTTCAATAGCTGGTCATTTTTAGGAATACTCTTTGTCGTATTTCACTGTTTGATATTTGCCTCAAACTCGTTCGTGGTATGGGAAGATAAGATGGTACTGTTTTTTCTACTTACTTTTGGTGCATGTTGTTTATACAGTTGTATGATTAACTCAAAACATTCGAAAGTCGAAAAGATTTTAGGGATTCTGCACTCACTTacatttattattttatcaagACTAACATCGATGATTAATTTATGCCGCGAAGAACAACATCCATATTGTAAAGCAACCTTCAAAACATCATGGTGGTCTATTATACTATTGCATTTGTGTTCATTTGCCTTACCATTAGTAATTAAGTCATTTTATAAACTTTCGAATTCCTACCATTCGGCTGCACCTTTGTGGATAGGTACGGGTGTGAAAACTTTAATGGTAATGAATGCAATTTATTGGACgtttgaatatattgaaaatcaaGACTTTTATTTAAcatcaaatttcaatataagTGGaccattattgaaatcagTGAAGATTGCAATTGCGAGAATTGTACTTTTTATTACATTAGTCCTCGCAAACTTCAGTTGGTCAAGAGGACCTTTATGTGTCAAAATAGACACCCAATCCGTTGAAATACTCGATGATTCCGATTCTGATGATTTACTATCCAACTTACTGCCACAACCCCATCAACCACCTGCAAGATCCAATACAATTTTAGGATATGGTAATGTTTACGGATCATCGTATTTCTTACTAGTACTTAACTTCGCCGTGGCAATTATGTTGGTGACGAAACCCTTGGGCGCAATTTCGCTTAATATGTTgttaattcaaatcttATCCCTCTTggaattatataatatccTTGGATTGAGAAAAAATCTCATTGCTCCAATtatatttggattattgGGATATCAGCATTTCTTCAGTACAGGGCACCAAGCAACCATACCCTCGATTCAGTGGGAGCTTGGCTTCATGACAACAGAGACTATATTATTCCCTTTTACTCATTTGAACATTGTACTCAATACATTTGGTCtgtttttgattatttgcTTATCGATTCCCTTAATCGCCTTGTGGAGAATTCCCCCCTCAAATAGGCCAATTACAGTCTTGTCCCAAATAATTACGGATATCACGACTTTAATAACATATCAAACATTTATCAGTTTATCAAGTTTAGTTTTCGCTGCTCATTTTAGGAGACATCTTATGGTTTGGAAGATTTTCGCTCCAAGGTTCATGTTGAGTagtttattattaattgttTTAAACTTAACTTTGGTATTTATAACTTTATGGTTCGGTGCTGGTAAGGTTGTAACCCAAATTAATAGGATTTTCGGGAAATGATGCTTGTTTAGAATTTTATATAGTTATAGATATTTCTCAACTTGTTGTCGATGTCGTTTATTTATTAGTATATAGTTAagctatatatatacatatcAGATTTTTGCATAGACATTTTTTTGTCAGCCAAGACGATCAAATATGAGAATCAGAAAAAGACAGATATGGATAAGAGTAAGttttgatgatttattaaagcGAAATCATAGATGACTTAACCTACCAATGTTCTATACTTCAATAAACAATCGAATTGCACTTGTGACATGTATACTTGCGTGTTTCTGTTGCGTGCAATCATTGAAATACCAATACGAATCATCCTTCACTCCAAATCATAtacaatatttgaaaaatgagACGAGACTTCTATTCAAACATGCATGGTCGTCATACATGCAATATGGATTTCCAGCAGATGAGGTATTACCGGATACGTGTGAGCCTTATGGCCCAGATTACAATAATGTCGATAACGTGGTAAGAAATGATGCTTTGGGCAATACTTCTCTGACGATTCTAGACAATTTGGATActttaatgataatggaAGAATGGGAAGAGTTAGAGAGGGCTTTAGAATACCTTAAATCAGAAGAGAAGAccttatttaataaagataCAATAGTGCAAGTTTTTGAAACTACCATTCGGTCGTTAGGTGGGCTTTTATCGACACATCTACTTTTGACAGATGTTACTAAAGGCAATAAAATATTGCCATCAAGATACCAAAAATTCAAGGAAATATCTGATAACTATGATGGgtttttattaaatatggCATATGATTTGGGACTTAAGTTACTTCCAGCCTTCAAGACATCCACAGAAATACCCGTTCCTCGGATTAATT
The nucleotide sequence above comes from Debaryomyces hansenii CBS767 chromosome A complete sequence. Encoded proteins:
- a CDS encoding DEHA2D06908p (similar to uniprot|Q07830 Saccharomyces cerevisiae YLL031C GPI13 ER membrane localized phosphoryltransferase involved in glycosylphosphatidylinositol biosynthesis), which codes for MDQAQSEFDQGGAFQVRQQILKQHQLQQQQQTKTRIKQQKLRITFLGYILVLFCFAILQFIGVGFFSSGFLLSRQVLPNISECTGRQDDSCMQPAKFDKAVVLVIDALRFDFAIPVEGSSKYYHNNFPILHELTQSEPDNAILLKFMSDPPTTTLQRLKGLTTGSLPTFIDAGSNFNGDAIDEDNWILQLHKNNKSVAFMGDDTWTALFTEYINPQLNFPYDSLNVWDLHTVDNGVIDHLYPLLQKENSTKWDVLIGHFLGVDHVGHRYGPNHYSMKEKLNQMNDVISDVIEKLDDDTLLVVMGDHGMDSTGNHGGDSLDELESTLFMYSKQKKFHVNKKSPDFYDTSDMGRHYRSVNQIDLVPTMSLLLGLPIPYNNLGFPIDEAFGNDKDLTLASFKTIHQIQNFRDSTPNLASNLEITEKFEKFVQDYAKFGNNKKYLTKLIEFSKSYQYDSLEQCKSLWARFDLTLICIGIAIIFFSLTFITTYSRSIPSVRVSTMSFEFIGSIIAMLLVGLVSSFSIFIVLKPAGFDMKKCLLIGAALGIIIGFWAPIMDRFSISWLWHQLRDFFSYNFNSWSFLGILFVVFHCLIFASNSFVVWEDKMVSFFLLTFGACCLYSCMINSKHSKVEKILGISHSLTFIILSRLTSMINLCREEQHPYCKATFKTSWWSIILLHLCSFALPLVIKSFYKLSNSYHSAAPLWIGTGVKTLMVMNAIYWTFEYIENQDFYLTSNFNISGPLLKSVKIAIARIVLFITLVLANFSWSRGPLCVKIDTQSVEILDDSDSDDLLSNLSPQPHQPPARSNTILGYGNVYGSSYFLLVLNFAVAIMLVTKPLGAISLNMLLIQILSLLELYNILGLRKNLIAPIIFGLLGYQHFFSTGHQATIPSIQWELGFMTTETILFPFTHLNIVLNTFGSFLIICLSIPLIALWRIPPSNRPITVLSQIITDITTLITYQTFISLSSLVFAAHFRRHLMVWKIFAPRFMLSSLLLIVLNLTLVFITLWFGAGKVVTQINRIFGK
- a CDS encoding DEHA2D06886p (similar to CA4228|IPF16057 Candida albicans IPF16057), whose product is MGHPGRPRRRNKMMPSHQQPSVAQPRQPVKEEPMVQLHDEADLISFRSDALHRFVTNQEYLENVTSKHIQSSKIIPPSSFPSVPKRENVDGEELKKMAQNLKPEEVYFGDLKLMKIKKQLLGEEIDKLKHEKSPYSIDLDREYTYRRENIDKLASLQSRLGTSESFEELETELNSVLEKYESEFNKKYTSISSVHKHSQPINDLTHQTVHVTEAPENYNPRSINSFVSINNNEENNDQSHDNLFGDEVNFNGNRNEMPFIDSFEQPHQSNEFNSNGEPTISNDFTISMVANNNQNMNNDDSNNTNNNNENNSNDDIDQLFNEGNDDPVMGNTNDQEMDDMDELIDFQQADDEIMGGTDFDQDFLSQIDHGME